From one Gemmobacter sp. genomic stretch:
- a CDS encoding ABC transporter ATP-binding protein, which translates to MALGDILIEVSNVAKHFGEGETRVDALRAVDLTVRAGEVIALLGPSGSGKTTLLNIIGCILAPSAGRVVLDGEPVFDGKWLRRDLRRLRLDKIGFIFQSHNLLPFLTAQENVAVVLDLAGLAAEEGRTRARELLDYLEVGHRAMVKPALLSGGEAQRVAIARALANRPRIILADEPTAALDGARAGLVMDLMRKLAVEQEACIVTVTHDEKIFDRFDRLIHLRDGHLVST; encoded by the coding sequence ATGGCGCTCGGCGACATCCTCATCGAGGTCTCGAACGTAGCCAAGCATTTCGGCGAGGGCGAAACCCGCGTCGATGCCCTGCGCGCGGTCGATCTGACCGTGCGGGCCGGCGAGGTGATCGCACTGCTCGGTCCGTCCGGTTCGGGCAAGACGACGCTGCTCAACATCATTGGCTGCATCCTCGCCCCATCGGCGGGACGAGTGGTGCTGGACGGCGAGCCGGTCTTCGACGGCAAATGGCTGCGGCGCGACCTGAGGCGGCTGCGTCTCGACAAGATCGGCTTCATCTTCCAGAGTCACAACCTGCTGCCCTTCCTGACGGCGCAGGAGAATGTCGCGGTCGTGCTCGATCTTGCCGGCCTGGCCGCCGAGGAAGGCCGGACGCGGGCGCGCGAACTCCTGGACTATCTCGAAGTCGGCCACCGCGCGATGGTCAAGCCGGCGCTGCTGTCGGGCGGCGAAGCGCAGCGTGTGGCGATTGCCCGCGCGCTGGCCAACCGCCCCCGCATTATCCTTGCCGACGAACCCACCGCAGCCCTCGACGGCGCCCGCGCCGGGCTGGTGATGGACCTCATGCGCAAGCTCGCGGTCGAGCAGGAAGCCTGCATCGTGACCGTCACCCATGACGAAAAGATCTTCGACCGTTTCGACCGCCTGATCCACCTGCGCGACGGCCATCTGGTCAGCACATGA